TTCTGGCAGCGGGAGCTAACGCGCCGGTGCTTTTTGGTAAGCGTCTCTGGCATGAGACCCGCATTGCTGTTTTTCGACAGGCTATTGATACGCGCAGAGGGCATCTGTATCTCCGAGAGATGAGTCCCCGGGTGCATTTTGGCACAGACTGGGTGCGGGCGTCGGTTCTGGAAATCTATCGGGAGGATCTGGCACGCTTCCGGGTGCTGCTAATGCCAGAGACTCCTCTGGAAGATGCGCTTGCTGTGCTGGAACAGGGAAGTATTCCCCAGCTGCAGGCATTGCAACTTTTTAACGGAACCGTTTATCGCTGGAACCGGGCCTGTTATGGGGTTACAGGGGGGCGTCCACATCTTCGCATTGAAAACCGGGTGCTTCCTGCCGGTCCGACCCCTGCCGATGAGGTCGCCAATGCCGCTTTCTGGGCGGGACTGGTCCTGGAGCTGGCGCATCGGGAGCCAGACCTGCACCGGCAGCTTGATTTTGACGAAGCGCGCGGCAACTTCATTGCGGCGGCGCGTCTGGGGCTGGGCGCGCATCTTACCTGGCTGGATGGCGCGCGCTGGCCGGCTGCTCGCTTGATTCTGGAAGAGCTGTTACCAATGGCCCGGGCAGGGCTGCGGCGCGCCAGGATTGATCCGGCGGATATCACCCACTATCTGGACATTATTCAGGAACGCGTGAGGCGCTATCAGACCGGCGCCGAATGGCAACTGCGTTCGCTGGCCGCTCTGAAAGGGCAGGGGAGTCGCGCGGAGCGCCTGGAAGCGCTGGTATTAACCATGCAAGCTTATCAGCAGGAAAACCGTCCGGTGCATACCTGGGAGCTGGCGCGGCTGGCAGCTGTGCGTCGGCGTGAAGCCCAGGGAAACCGACGGGTAGAGCATGTTATGACAACTGATTTGTTTACTGTTCACGAGGATGAGCCCCTGGTGTTTGTGGCTGCTTTGATGGACTGGAAACAGTTGTCTTTTGTGCCAGTCGAAGACGCGCAGCACCGCCCTGTCGGCTTGCTGAGCCGAGAGGCGGTACTGCAGGCCCTGGCGGAGGAGGCCGACGCGCCGCTACGGGTACGGCACGTCATGCAGACCGATCCTCCACTTCTAACGCCGGAAACTTCAGTAGAAGAAGCGCGGCGTCTGTTAAGCGCAGGAGCGCACCAGGCATTGCTGGTGGTTCACAAGGGACAGTTAGTGGGGGTGGTAACCAGAAAGGATCTGGCAGGAGCGTGACTAGTCTTCCTCCTCCTCATCTTCTTCTTCAAAGTTTTCCTCATCAAATTCGTCTTCTGCTTCGTCCTCTTCGTCAAGTACTTCTTCAACTTCCTCTAATGCGGCAGCGTCTGCGCTGTCGGCCAGACCACCCAGAATGGTTTCCATGGTATCCGGCTCAGGCGGCTCAGACGTGCGAGGACGAGGGGGAGGTTGCTCGGCCTTGACTTCAGGGGCCAGTTCATAGATCAGGCCCAGGTGGTGTTTGCCTGTCTGCACGACCAGACCCTGCTTGATCATCGCCTGCGCTATGTCATACGGACACATCTCGTACCCTTTGCCGCGCAGGTAAAAGTTCGCGTTGCGCCGTTCCGTGCCAACGATGAGTACGTAACCCCGAGCTAGCTTATTTTTCGCGTGATTGATCCACTTATCTTTGGAAACTGTGGGACCGATGCGTCGCTCGGGTTCCGGCTGATAGCCGCTGACCAGTTCCATACGCACCTGCTATGGAAGGTCCTTCCGAATGAGCAGCAGCATCAACCGCCACAAAAAATCCCTGTTCCAGCCTGAGCAGCTTGCACCGTATATTTTTCGGAAGAAAAGCGCCAACCTAAAGAGCGGACATGATGCAGCCTCTGGGATTGCAACTCGGTGAATTCGGCCAGACCCTGATAGCTGGTGCACCGCTGGTAGCCTGGCTGAAGGCGATTGGCATCTGGGCCGTGCTGTCCGTGATTTTCATTGTGGTGCAGCGGGTACTGGCCCGAAGACTGGAAGCGTTGGCCAAGCGCACGCGCACAAACATTGACAATGTTATTGCAAACGCCCTGCGCCGGACACGTGCCTATTTCCTGGTAGGGCTGGCCTTTTACGCCTCGGTAGCGCTTGTCCAGTTACCGCAGCCGGTCGTGCGGTGGGGTGGCCGGATTGCGTTTGTGCTTTTGCTCCTGCAGGTCATTCGCTGGGGTAATGGGCTGATCACCTTCTATGTGGAGCGCTATCGCAAGCAAAAGCTTGAGGAAGATCCGGCCGCTGTCATGTCGATGCAGGCGCTGGGCTTCATTGGGCGCCTGGTGCTCTGGACGCTTGTGCTGCTGGTCGCGTTGGATAATTTCGGAGTGGACATCACCGCGCTGGTGGCCAGCGTCGGGATTGCCGGCGTGGCCATTGGTCTGGCCGTGCAGAATATTCTGGGGGATCTGTTCGCGTCGCTTTCCATTGTGCTCGACAAGCCTTTTGTGGTGGGCGATTTTATTATTGTCGATAACTACATGGGAACAGTTGAGCACATTGGCCTCAAGTCCACGCGCATTCGTAGCCTTACCGGCGAGCAACTGGTCTTTTCCAACAGCGATCTGCTCAACAGCCGCATCCGCAACTACAAGCGCATGCGGGAGCGGCGCATTGTGTTTACGGTAGGGGTCGTTTATCAGACACCTAAGGAAAAGCTGGAGAAGATTCCTGAGATCATTCGCGAAGTCGTGGAAGCGCAGGAGCGCGTGCGCTTCGACCGCGCGCACTTTAAAGAATTTGGCCCTTCATCGCTCAACTTTGAGGTCGTCTACTGGGTGCTGGATCCGGATTATACACTTTACATGAACATTCAGCAGGCCATTAATCTGGCCATTTTTGAGCGTTTTGCCCAGGAAGGCATCGAGTTCGCCTACCCGACGCAGACGCTCTACGTCTATCCAATGAAGCCCGTGGAGGCTTCGGCATCGCCCGACGCCGACCGGCAGGCGCAGGCCTGAAGTTTAGCGGGTGCCTTCCGGAAGCGGCAGCGGTTTACGCGGGATGCGCTCGTCGCGCTCGGCTGCGTGGTAGGCAAAAGCCGCAACGATGGTGGCCGCCTGTTTCAGGTCGTCTGCGATGACATGGTCGAAGACGTCCATATTGGAGTGATGCGTGCGCGTGCCATAGGCCAGATGGTCCTGGATGAACTGGAAGCCCGGCAGCCCCACAGCATCGAACGACAG
The genomic region above belongs to Rhodothermus profundi and contains:
- a CDS encoding glutamate-cysteine ligase family protein; translation: MIEALLRDLEALARMLESDLIEQGICRLGAEQELFLVDACGNPVPVAEQVLAQNRDPHLVPELTRFNLELNLDPVQLEGNGLRLLERQLVQRLAHARALARELGHDIALCGILPTIHLSDLALENMTPRPRYMQLNEVITQLRGGPIQLQITGIDELFVQLDSIMVEGCNASFQVHLQVDPDAFAPFYNAAQVAAAPVLAAGANAPVLFGKRLWHETRIAVFRQAIDTRRGHLYLREMSPRVHFGTDWVRASVLEIYREDLARFRVLLMPETPLEDALAVLEQGSIPQLQALQLFNGTVYRWNRACYGVTGGRPHLRIENRVLPAGPTPADEVANAAFWAGLVLELAHREPDLHRQLDFDEARGNFIAAARLGLGAHLTWLDGARWPAARLILEELLPMARAGLRRARIDPADITHYLDIIQERVRRYQTGAEWQLRSLAALKGQGSRAERLEALVLTMQAYQQENRPVHTWELARLAAVRRREAQGNRRVEHVMTTDLFTVHEDEPLVFVAALMDWKQLSFVPVEDAQHRPVGLLSREAVLQALAEEADAPLRVRHVMQTDPPLLTPETSVEEARRLLSAGAHQALLVVHKGQLVGVVTRKDLAGA
- a CDS encoding mechanosensitive ion channel family protein; its protein translation is MMQPLGLQLGEFGQTLIAGAPLVAWLKAIGIWAVLSVIFIVVQRVLARRLEALAKRTRTNIDNVIANALRRTRAYFLVGLAFYASVALVQLPQPVVRWGGRIAFVLLLLQVIRWGNGLITFYVERYRKQKLEEDPAAVMSMQALGFIGRLVLWTLVLLVALDNFGVDITALVASVGIAGVAIGLAVQNILGDLFASLSIVLDKPFVVGDFIIVDNYMGTVEHIGLKSTRIRSLTGEQLVFSNSDLLNSRIRNYKRMRERRIVFTVGVVYQTPKEKLEKIPEIIREVVEAQERVRFDRAHFKEFGPSSLNFEVVYWVLDPDYTLYMNIQQAINLAIFERFAQEGIEFAYPTQTLYVYPMKPVEASASPDADRQAQA